The Candidatus Bathyarchaeota archaeon genomic interval ACAGGCAAAAGAAAAAAACTCATTGTCATTTTCTCTCTTTTTGTTATTTTAATAATAACCGCCTTATTTTCAATTAGTTTAGGCGCTGCCTCCCCCAGTTTTGGTTCAGCAGTGCAGGTCATCTTCTCAAAAGCGCTTCCTTTCCTCAATATCAATCCTGGAACAGACCTTGAACAAACAATCATCTGGTCCATACGATTACCCCGAATAATTTTAGCAATAATTGCCGGGGCAGGACTAGCAGCTGCAGGCGCTACAATGCAGGGTATCCTACGCAACCCCTTGGTGTCTTCCTATATTTTGGGGATTTCTTCCGCTGCAGGTTTCGGCGCAGCATTAGCAATAGTCTTCGGATTTAGCCTTGTCGGCTTCTATGGACAATACCTTGTAATCGGTAACGCCTTCATTTTTTGTTTACTTGCCATGGTCATAGTTTACCTTATCGCACGAGTACGCGGCATGAGCACCGAAACCGTGATCTTAGCAGGAGTCGCTGTTGGGTTCCTTTTTTCGGCGCTCCTTTCTCTTGTTCAGTATATTTCGCCCAAACAAAACGCCATACAAGCCATCACTTTTTGGCTTATGGGTGGTCTCTATAATGCGAACTGGGAAAGCATTCTTGTCTGTGCACCTATAGTTGCGGTTGCAATAATTGTGATGATTTTCCAATCTTGGAACATCAACATCATGAGCATGGGTGAAGAAGTCGCTGTAAGCCTCGGCGTAAACTCCAAGCGAACTTTAGCGATAAACATGGTTTTAGAAACCGTTGCAACCGCAGCTATCATCGCCTTCACTGGCATCATCGGTTTTGTTGATTTAATCGCGCCCCACATAGCGCGTATGCTAATCGGCAACGACCACCGCTACCTTATCCCCTGCAGCATCGTGCTTGGTTCATTGATGCTGCTTTGCGCCGACACGGTGGGTCGCTTGATTATTATGCCTGCTGAATTGCCTGTGGGCATCGTTACCTCCCTGTTGGGAGTTCCATTCTTCATTTATCTTTTGATAAGAAAAAGGAGGCGTAGTTTCGTTTGAAACTGACTATAAACAATCTATCGTTTAGTTATGGTCCAATCAATATCCTAAAAGACATCGAATTATGCGTTGAGTTAGGTGAAATGCTAAGCATAGTTGGCCCTAACGGCTCTGGCAAAAGCACCTTGCTCAAATGCATCAATGGCATCCTGAAAACCAAACAACACTCGATACTCATCGATGATTTGGACACCAACAAGTTTGAACTCAAAGAATTATGCAAAATGATGGGTTTTGTTCCCCAGACCACGACTAGCGCATTTCCCTTCACTGCCTTTGACATTGTGATGATGGGAAGAAAACCCTACATACACTGGAGCATAGGCGAACGCGACAATGACATAGTTGTACACACCATGGAGTTCTTAGGAATTAGCCATTTAGCCATGCGTCACTTCACTGAACTAAGCGGCGGCGAGCAACAAAAAGTCATCATTGCCCGCGCATTAGCCCAGCAGCCGCAGCTTCTGCTTCTTGATGAGCCAACCAGTTCCCTCGACATTAAACATCAACTTGAAATTCTCTGCATGCTCAAAGGCTTAGCCCACAGCAAAGAACGCTCAGTAATCGTCACCATGCATGACCTCAATTTAGCCAGCCGATTCTCTGACCGCATGCTCATGCTCAAACAAGGCAAAATATACGCGTTAGGTTCGCCTGAAGAGGTTCTGACCAAAGAAAACGTTGAAGCAGTCTATGGCATAAAAGCCCACGTTTCCACCTCATTCACTGGCAAACCCCAAGTAACACCGCTGGTCGATGAATACGATTTTGCAGCAAAAGTGTCGCCTTTTCTTGAGGAGAAACATCAACAGGTTGGACACTAATGGCACACCTAAAAGTAGCCTTCGTAACCACCATCCCCATGGATGCCATACCCGCCATATCCGCAGCTAAGACCCTAAACCAAAAAACCCCCAACTCCGTAGAGCTGCATCTGCGCACAGGCGGAGACTTCCGAGACTTCGGCGCCCTCGACGATTTTATCGCTTTTTCAAAACGGTCTCACATAGTTCTTGTGCATTTGATGGGTGACTTGCCCGAGTTAGAACGGTTGCTCGCTGAACTCAAAGCGGCGCAGGTACCAGTTTTGGTTGCAGCCACGATGTTTGTGGGCAACAAAGACCTTACCGCATTTTCCACAGTAGCCGCCGAGGATAAACAAAAAATCTCCTATTACCTCAACTACGGCGGAAAAAAGAACTTCGAAAACCTCCTACAATACCTCGCCAACCGCTTTGTCGGCGCAACCTACGATGCAGCCCCCCCGATTAAGCCTGACTGGGAAGGCATCTACCACCCCGACTTCGACTACATCCCAACCCTAGAAGAGTACCGCGAAAAGAAAATCCAGCCCAACCGACCCACCGTTGGAATCTGGTTCCATCAGGGTCACTGGCAGGGCGCAAACACTGGATATATCGATTGCATAATCCGTGAACTTGAACTGCAAGGCGCCAACGTTTTGCCCGTGTTCTTTAGTGGCTCAAAAAACGAGGCGCTTGGCATTAATGGTTTAGAATGGGTCATCGACCATTACTTCCTCTCAGACAATAAACCCACAGTCGATGTAGTCATAAGCGCCATGTCCTTTTCGTTCACGTCTTGTCTTTCGGGCGCGGACCCATCGGAGGCACTCAAAAAACTCAACGTAACCATAATCAAAGCTATCACCACCTGCAACACCTACCAAGAATGGCGCGACACCCTGCAGGGCCTAAACATCCTCGACATCCCCGCAAACATCGCGATGCCAGAATTCGACGGCACCCTCATCACGGTGCCCATAGCCGCCATGGACTTCTCCCAAACCGTCCCTTCAACAGGCACTCGGCTAATCATGTTTGAACCCATTGAAGAGCGCATCAAAAAACTGGTCCGCCTAAGCATAAAATGGGGTAACCTTCGCTGCCTCAAGAATAGTGAAAAGAAAGTTGCCATAATCTTTCACAATTATCCCCCGCGCAACGATACAATTGGGCACGCTTTTGGGTTGGACTCGTCTGCTTCGGTGATGAATATTCTGCGTGGCTTTAAAGAGTTAGGCTACCGCTTGGATGAGTTGCCTGAGAGCAGCAAAAAACTCATGGACACAATCGTTTCTGGGTTAACCAATGACCGCCGCTGGGCAAGCCCCAAAGAACTCTACGAACGCGCCCTAGACAAAATCGACGCCAAACAATACCGCGAATGGTTTGAGGAGTTGCCGCTAGATGTGGCGGATAAAATTTCTGCTGACTGGGGGGCTGCTCCGGGTAAACTGTTCTGTTACGGCGGCAAATTGGTAGTGGCGGGGATAAAAAACGGCAACATTTTCATTGGGTTGCAGCCGCCCAGAGGCTACATCGAGATGCCCTCCAGCATCTATCACAGCCCTGACCTCTCCATGCCCCACCACTACCACGCCTACTACCGCTGGATACGTGACGTATTCAAAGCAGACGTAATCCTTCACCTTGGCACTCACGGCAGCCTCGAATGGTTACCCGGCAAATCCGTCGGGTTATCTGCTTCCTGCCAACCAGACATCGCCATATCTGATTTACCCAACATCTACCCCTATGTAATAACCAACCCCGGCGAGGGCACACAGGCAAAACGGCGCAGTTACTGCTGCATCATCGAACACCTCGTCCCAGCCATGCATAACGCTGACTCCTACGAAGAACTAGCAAAGTTGGAGGTGCAACTCCAAGAATACTACCGCTCCAAAACCACCGACCCCGATAAACTGCCTGTTCTGCAGAAGCTGATTTGGCAAGACGTTTTAGAAGCCAAACTCGACATCGACCTCGAAGTTACACAGGACGTTGCTTTTGCAGCTTTTGATGACTTTTTGGAGCGGTTGCATGCTTACATTAATGAGTTGTCGGATGCGCAGATTCGCGACGGCCTACACATTATGGGTGAGGCGCCGACGGATTTGCGGCTTGACGAATTCATAGTAACCTTAACCCGCCTAAGCAACGGAGCAGTTCCGTCGCTTCGTCAATCCCTCGCCGAATTCAAAGGCTACGACTACGAAGACCTCCTCGCCCGCCGTGGTAAACTAAACGCTGATGGCAAAACCAACGGCGACCGCCTCAAAGAACTCAACGCGATTTCCCTAAAACTCGTAACACGCTTCCACGCAGCCAACTTTGACGAAGCCGCAATTCTGCCAACAATAACCGAAGTGCTTGGCACCAGCAACTTCAAAGTCTACAGTTGTCTCAGCTATATCAGCCGCTTTCTAGCTCCCGCATTAGCAAAAACCTCCGACGAATTAACCTACACTTTCTCCTCTGCTTCTGGAGGTTACGTTCCTTCTGGCCCCTCGGGTTCCATAACTCGGGGTATGGCTGACATTTTGCCGACTGGCAGAAACTTTTACTCTGTAGACCCTCGAACCGTACCAACCGCAGCTTCATGGCAGGTCGGCATGTCTTTAGCGGACAACATGATACGCCGATACCTCAAAGAGGAAGGCAAATACCCCGAAAACGTAGGCATAGTCATCTGGGCAACCGACACCATGAAAACCAAAGGCGACGACATAGCAGAAATCCTCTACCTCATGGGCATGCGACCCGTCTGGGAAGCCTCCAGCGGCAGAGTCGTCGGAGTCGAAGCCATTCCACTAAAGGCTCTGAAGCGTCCCCGTATCGACGTAACTGTTCGCATGAGCGGCTTATTTCGCGACACCTTCCCAAACATTGTTCACCTAATAGATGACGCGGTGGCTTTGGCTGCTTTGCTAAAAGAGCCGCCTGAACAGAATTTTATAGCTAAACACATCGAAACCGAAATCACCGAACGGGTAGCCGAGGGCGTAACCGCCGAGAAAGCACGCGAAGAAGCAAGCTACAGAATTTTCGGCGACCGCCCCGGCGCCTACGGCTGCGGCGTCAGTGAAGTCATCGACAGCAAAAACTGGAAGGACCAAAAAGACCTAAGCGACATCTACGTGAACTGGGGCAGTTACGCTTACACCCGAAAAACCTACGGGCTCCAAGTGCCAAAACAGTTTGAGCGGCGCCTAAGCAAAATCAACCTCACAGTCAAAAACCAAGACAGCCGCGAATACGACATCCTTGACGGCGACGACTGGTACGACGCGCATGGCGGCATGATAAACGCTGTAAAAACGCTTGGCGGGAACGCTCCCCGCTCCTACTGCGGCGACAGCTCCGACCCTGACCGCGTTAAAATCCGCAGCACCACCGAGGAAACCTGTCAGGTCTTCCGCTCGCGGCTCCTCAACCCCAAATACATAGAGAGCATGAAGAACCATGGCTATCAGGGCGCGGCGGATTTGTCTCGAACTATGGATTTTGTTTTCGGTTGGGACGCAACCGTTGAGGCGGTGGAGGACTGGATGTATGAGGCGTTAACCCAAAAGTACGTTTTAGATAAAGCCATGCAGGACTGGCTAAAAGACGTGAATCCCCACGCGCTTCAAAACATGGTGGAGAGGCTGTTGGAAGCAATTAACCGTGGCATGTGGCAGGCGCCTAAGAACATCAAAAATGAACTCCAAAAACTCTACCTAAACGTGGAGGGCTGGCTAGAAGGAGCCAATGAACGATAACAGGAGAAAAAACAATGAATGACTCAACAATAAAAGAAACCAAGCTAAACCTGCAACTAAAAGATGCAGACGCAAAAATAGTGTACCTCAGATACACAGGAATCGAACTAAACACTACCCTTGTTCACTTCGCAGAAAACCGCCGTGTCCTCTCAACCCTTGACGGCTACAAACGCGTCAACAACGTCGGCAACGTCTTTGTCCCTACCCCTCTCTCAGACAGAATAATGACCCTAAGAAAATACGCCACCTTCCAGAGACAACTTCCCTCCATTTTAGGCATCCCCCGCAAAAACATCACCTTCCTAAGCACCGGCGTCGACATGGAAAAAGTTGCAGTCGACGAACAAACCTACGATAACTTCCACATATGCGTCATTGCAACCGCTGGCGCACGCAACAACGCTTTACGAATGGGCGTCGATGTAGGCGGCTGGGTGGAAACCGATAAGAGCTTCCAAGCAGCATCTGGCACCATAAACATTCTTCTCTTAACCAACGTTACCCTAACGTGGGGCGCCATGGCACGTGCCATCATGACCGCCACCGAAGCTAAAACCGCTGCGCTCCAAGACCTCGACTACCGAAGCACAGTTTCTCCACAAATCCAAGCCACTGGCACTGGAACAGACAGTATGATTGTTGTTTCTGGCATAAACCGAGATATCGTAATCCGCCACACTGGAGGCCACACAAAGATGGGTGAATTGATTGGTGTTGCAGCAAAAAACGCAGTAACCGAGGCGTTAAAAAAACATGACAACTAGGAGGTCCCCGATGGATTTTATCTACACCGAGAATTTAACAAAAAACTATGGCGTCACTAAAGCCATTAACAATTTGGATTTGCAGGTTAAGGCTGGAGAAATCTTTGGTTTTCTAGGCCCCAACGGCGCAGGAAAAACAACAACCATCCGTGTCTTAACGACGCTTACACGTGCGACGTCTGGGTTTGTTTCAGTTGGCGGATTTGACGTGAAGCAGGAACCTGAAAAAGTCAAAAAAGTAATCGGCGTAGTTCAGCAGCATCTAAGCCTAGACCGCGACTTAACAGTCCGCGAAAATATGGAGTTCCACGCGCGCATTCACCATCTGGATTCTTCTACTCGCAAAAGGCGCATTGCTGACCTTCTTGAATACGTTGAATTAACTGATTGCGCAGACAAAATGGTAGATACCCTCTCAGGTGGAATGAAGAAGAAAGCCGCTATCGTTTGTAGTCTGTTGCATGAGCCAAAGCTGCTGTTTTTAGACGAACCCACGGTGGGTTTGGATGCTCAGGCTCGTCGCCGCCTATGGGATTTGGTGCGTCGCCTAAACCAGGATGGCACAACAATCTTTTTGACAACCCACTATATTGAAGAAGCCGAAGTCCTCTGCAACCGCGTCGGCATCATGCATCACGGCCGCCTAATCGCAGTAGACAAACCACTAGCGCTACGCCAAAAAGTAGGGTCTACGGTTGTTGAGACTCTTGTGAACAAGCAGACGCATTACCAGTTTTTTGCTGACCGTGAAGCCGCAACCAACTATGTCCAAAGTTTGCCTTCTGAAGCCAAAACTGTGATTATACGCGAATCAAACCTTGAAGATGTGTTTTTAGAGCAAACAGGCGAAAAAGTGGGGGATGTATAGTGGTTACGTCTATTTCTGATGTTTACTCGGTTCTTTGGGTTGACTTACGTAACATGAGGCGTCACTGGAAATCCACCATTGCAACCAGCCTTGTTTTGCCCCTGCTGTATCTGGTGGCTTTCGGCTACGGTTTAGGCCGCGACATCACCATCGACGGCGTAAGCTACCTCGCGTTTGTCATCCCCGGCATCGTCGCGTTAACCTCCTTCTCCATCAGCTTTAACGGCGCCGCCTCAAAACTCCAAGTAGACCGATTCTTCTACAAAAGCTTCGACGAACTCTTAATGTCCCCTGTCAGCCTTGAATCCATCATCATAGGCAAATCCCTAATCGGAGTACTGCGAGGCATGATTAGCTGCCTTGCCGTGTTCGCCGTCGGCTTATTCTTGGCCCCAACCTTAGCAGTCAACTTGCCCTTCTTCTTGATGCTGCTGCTCTCATGCTTCGTATTCGCAATTTTTGGTGTACTCATAGCTTTAGTCATAAACTCACATCAAGGCATGGCAACTTTTAGCACAGTGGTGATGCTGCCGATGACTTTTCTTTGCGGTACCTTCTTCTCGCTAAACCAACTCCCAGACTTCGCCAAAACCATACTGTATCTTCTACCTCTAACGCACGCCAGTGAAGTTCTGCGGGCAACCGTGCTGGATCAGCCCTTCCCTTGGATATCGTTTGGGGGGCTTTTGGCTTTTGGCGTGGCTTTTTTTGTGGCTGCCCTTTGGGCGCTCAAAAAAACCAGTGTCTGAGCAAAACGGCTCCTCCCTCTTTTTTTATTTCTGGTCACCCAAGGTGCCTAAGCATTTTCAGCAAAACCCAAAGATGAATGATAAGAACACTATGATAGTTTGGTATTGATTATGGGGCTTTTGGTTCAGCTGTCACTTTTTGTTTTTTGTTCGCCATGTTGTAGCACTAAAGAGGGTTAGCCCCAACAGAGCTACGAAAACTGCAGCTTTGACAACACTGAAATCTAGCAGGGTGGCGTATAGCGCGAATGCCGCTGGGAAAGCCCCGATGTAGAGGGTGAAGAATATTGCTGTGGGGAGCTTGTAGCTGTATTTGTAGTCTTTAAAGATACGTCTGCCAAAGTATAACGCTGCCAATCGTCCCATGCCGTGAGTGCATTTTATGCAATTATAACATGGTCTTAGACAGCCGAGTATATGCAGTACACCATAAATCAAGATTAGCGTCAAGATGAAAAACACAACGCCTGTGATTAGATCGTAGAGTGCAAAAGCGGCGGTATCAAGAACAATCCATATAAAAAGAGCAAGATTGCCTAAGATAACTAGTTTTTCGGGGAAGAAAATTGGTCGCCCATTTTTTGGTTCTGCCATGTCAGCTGAGTGCAAGCGATGGCATATAAGGTTTATAGATAAACCTTCAGTGCCCAAAATTTTCTGTCTTGAGCAGTTTGGGATTGTTATTTGAGGTGTTTTTGGAGGTCCAATTCAAAGTTGTCGATGAGTGTTTGGAGGCTATCAGTGATTTCTTTTACGCGTTCTTGGGCGTGTTTTTTGATTGTTTGGGGGTCTTGCATGGTGTAGGTGTGGTAGTATCCTCCGCCTTTGAGCGTTTGTGTTTGTTTGTTTACTATGTTTATGCTTACTAGTTTGGAGAGGCAGCGGTGTACGGAGCTTCGGTCTTTTTGAACTATTTTTGCGATTTGATCGAGGTTTGTGTTGGGGTTTTTTGCAACGGCTAGGAGGATTTCTGTGTCGGCGGGTTTTAGGTTGTAGAGGCAGGTGAGGAGGTCGGTGCATGAGGCGCCTTTTCTTGTGAGTTGGTTGATGTTTTCCATGGGTAGTGATTGTTTGTTGTAACATATAAATGGTATTGTTTGGTATTGGCAATACCGCAAGATATATTTGTACCCGGCCCCCATTACTATACTATAGGAAGTGCAATATTTGGAGAAAAAAATAGAATGTCCCCGGGGCATCCCCGAAGAATACTGCGACCACGCCCCGCACTGTAACGTCTGGAAAATGCGAGAAAAACTAAAACAACATTGAGGGTAAAAAAATGTTTGAAGGAGACGAATTAGAACATATGCGACAGAAAAAAATCGAAGCAATGCTTCAAAACGCTGAAAAAACCCGGTCACCCGCCCTAAATCAGCCTCTGGTTCTAAATGACAGCAGCTTCTCTGAGGTTATCAGCAAAAACGAGCTGATGGTTGTTGATTTTTGGGCTCCCTGGTGCGGTCCATGCCGCTCAGTCGGTCCAATAATCGAGCAACTTGCAGCCGAATATGCAGGCAAAGTAGTATTCGCCAAGATGAACGTCGACCAAAACCAAGCGGTTGCACGCAGCTTCGGCGTAATGAGCATACCCACAATAATAGTCTTCCATAAAGGGCGTGCCGTTGAAAAAATAGTCGGTGCCTACCCCAAAGCTGACATTAAAGCCTTATTCCAACGCTACCTTAACCTTGGCTAGCTTTGAGGTAGTTTTTTTGTTTTGAATTTGAGCAATTAAATGCAATAAAAGGGGCACCTACGGCAAAGCATACTTTTCAAAAGGTGCGCAAACAATCTGTAACTGCTCAAAATTTCTCTAGCACGTATGTGGGGTGGTGAATAACAGCGGGTCCGACGGGAGTTGAACCCGCGACCCTCGGATTAAAAGTCCGATGCTCTAGCCTGACTGAGCTACGGACCCGCTCATTGTTCGTTGCGGCTCATAGAAATACACAGGGGTTTTTTAGCGTTTCGATTCCGAGGGGCAAAAAGGTGATGCTGTTCGGCTCTTGTTTGAGCTTAAAGGAGCGTGCTTAGCAAGCTTTTGATTTTTTCTTGGCTGTTGTGTATGGTTTCGATGGTTTGGGTGCCTTTTAGGGTGAGTTTGTAGATGCGTTTGCGTTCGATCCAGATGCCTTCGACGAGTTCGTTGCGTTCGAGGCTGTAGAGGAGGCTGTAGACTGTGCCGCTGCTGACGAGGCAGCCGTAGCGGTTGTGGATGTAGCTGATGACGTCGTAGCCGCTTAGCGGGCCGTTTTGGAGTTCTGACATTATGATGGTGTCCATGAAGCTTTTTATTACGCGTTCATGCATTTTTTTGATTATTCGGGCTTCGGATTTTTCTCCATTTACGCTTATGGTTAACGCAACCATGTTTTGCACACTCGCTATCTGTTTATTCATGTTTAGATATATATAATTTATTCGGAATTAGAATAAACATGTTATAACAAATCAGAAAAAATATGAACAAATCTCAAATCCCGACAAACCGATAAACCGCCGAAACCGCGGCATAGACAACAAAATAACCTCTCACCAACAATTCCCAAGTTAACATAAACCCCTCACAAAACAGCCCCTAAACTCCAAAATATTGCACTCTAACCATGCAATAACCCCAAATGCATACTCTGGAATTTGACGGTAAAATATCCATTTTTTTACCCCAAAAACCGATTTTATTAGTTACCGATATATGTACATGTTAACAAACGTTATCTCTCATCACGCCGTACCCACCTACGGTGCCTAAAGTGATCTCATGGAAATATACATTTAAACGGTTAAATGAAGAATACGAAATCGCCAAGAAGAAGAAGCAAGCCCTCGACCACCTCTTCGAAACTGGCAAAATTTCACAAACTACCCGCGATTCATTCACCGGTGACATAACCGCGGCAATCGCAGAAATCGAAAAACAACGCCAAGACCTTGCGGAAAAAATGCAGCTGAAAACCGCCGAACTAGAAGGCCAACTAAAAACTCTAGAAACTCTCCTTGCTAACTATGAAATCCAGCATGTCGTCGGAGAAATCGATGAGGAAATTTATCAACGAGAAATCACTCTCCTCACAACAAGTCTTGATACGACCAAAAATGAACTCGGCGTCATAAAACTAGCAGTGGAGCAAATTTTTCCCTCCGCTCAGCCTATCCCCGCTCCAGTTGCACCTGAACCAATCGCAACCGTTGCTGAAACACTCGTAGCAGCGGAACCTGTTGTAGAACAAGCGGCAGCCGAAGTTCCAGTTGAAGCCGCGCCTATTCCAGCCCCAATTTTGGAAACTCCACCTGTTGAGTCTTCTCCAATTGTTGAAACCCCTATTGAGTGTCCAATCGAAACTCCCATTGAAGTAGCCCCAATCGAGGCTCCAGTGGAGCAACCAGTAGTTGAAGCAGCTCCAGCCGAAGTTGCAGCCCCCGTAGAAGTAGCCGCCCCTGTAGAGGAAGTTGCACCCATAGAAGCCCCAGTCATTGAGCCTCAAGTTGAGGTTGTAGTAGTTGAAGCTGCCCCAATCATTGAGGAAGCTCCAATTGAAACTGCACCAGTTGAGGTCGCCCCAGTCATTGAAGCGCCTCCAGTAGTTGAAGCAGCACCCGTTATTGAGGAAACTCCCATAGCTGAAGCTCCCATTGAAGTTGCCCCCGTCGAAGCAGCGGTTGTTGAAGTACCCATCGAGGAAGCAATCGCAGTTGAAGCTCCAGTCATCGAAGAGACCCCTGTAGCAGTGGAAGAAGCCCCAATTGCTCCAGCAGAAACCGAAGTCCCCGTTGCTGAACCAGCAGTAGAAATTTCACTAGAAGAGCCAGCAGTTATCGCTGAACCAGTCGTTGAGGAACCAACCGAACCAACCTTAACAATCGAAGCTCCAATCGAAGAACCCTCAGTTGAAGTCCCAATTGAAGAAGCAACTGTTGAAGTTCCTGTTGAGGATGTTGCGCCAATCGAGGAAGCCCCAGTTGAAATTCCAGTTGTTGAAGAAGTTCCAGTAGTTGAAGCTGCCCCAATCATTGAAGAAGCTCCAGTAATTGAAGCTCCCGCAATCGAGGAAGTTCAGGTTGAAGAATTCGTTCCAGTTGAGGAAACTGCAGAAATCATCGAAGAACCCTCAGTTGAAGTTCCCCTTCAAGCCTTCGAAGTAACAGAGCATGCCCCAGTAGAGACCACACTCGAACAACTTATCCAACCCATGATGGACACAGTTACTGTAGAGGAGTCTCAAACTCAAGCCCACCCTTTAGAAGCGCCTACGCAGGCGCATCTGGAAACAGAACAGGCCGCTCAAGACGAAAACACCGACACAACAGAAACCGACGACTCAGATAGTCGCCAATAAATCCCTAATTCTTCATTTTCTTCCTTTTTGTTTTCATCTTTTTGTTAGGCATCTTTTGGTATGAACTATTATTGTTGCCTTAAGCCATATTTTGCTTTGAGGCAATCATTGCAAAAGTTTTGCCTGTACTTTCTTATCCGTCGCGGCTGAAACATTTTTTTGCATCCGCTACACCTGATAAGTTTATTTTGGTTGGGATCAATGAGTTTTAGCCTTCGCTCTATCTCCGATCTGACGTCAGCATCTCTTTCGCTTTTTAATGCGTCATTTAGTAGTTCTATAGCGAAATCTACGCTTTTATCTCCAAAAAGCTCCTCAAACACATTTCCGATTTTCTTTTTCCCTAAGCATACCTTTACGGGTAGCATGCAAACAAAATTTGTAGGATAACTTTCGGATCGGCTTAAATCAAGAATTGCAAAGCGGTATGTCCGTGATGAGTTGTTGTCCGTTTCTTGTTTGAAAACTTGCAGCTTACACTCCATAAAACCAACACGAAAGAGTGAAAAAACTTGGGGCTGCTAACTAATAGGTATATCTGTGGACGCACCCGCTCTTGTATAGTCAAGTGGCTTTCTCAAAACTTGTCAGCCTATCCAGAAGTGACGCCGTCGCCATAGCCTTAGTAAACCTAAATGTTTTCCTCTTTAATGTAATTGAGACCATTTTTCTTATTTTGAGAAACCGTGCGCTTGGTGTTGAAAACCAAGGGCATAGATGCAATAATAAAAGGTTCAAACTGCTGTAATTTAAAATGCTCTGCTACATGGCTGTTTTGTTGCTAAGCTCTCTTCGTCGCATTATGTCCACACCAACCATTAGACCGATTCCAAAAATCGCCATAGCTATCAAAATGATAATGGGCCAATTTTGAATGGGGGGTCTACTGCTAATTTGTACCTTCGTTGTAGGCGTATCAGTAAAAGGCGTTGAAGAGACGGCAGGTGAAGTGGACGCTGTTGGACTATCTCGGGTCGTACTGCTGCTTAGCTGCGTCATCACAAACTCCGTTGGATAGCTAGCAGAAATTATAGTTGTTGAAATCCCACAAGCGTGGACGACCGTACTTCTGCTTCTTTCCTCACCAAATTCTGGTTGTTCCTTGAAAGAAACTTGGATGTCAAAAGCGTTTGGCCCATACACCATAATATTATATTGACAATCACTATCAACCGCGGGCGGAGAGCCAATTTTCACAATATCATAACGGACCAATTGATCAGGTAGAGTATACGTGAATCTTCCGGGGGGTAACGTAGGCACTGGAGACTTTGTTGGACGAGGCGGATCGTTACCTATTTGTTTCATCGTTATGTTCGTTGGATAACTCTTACAAGATATTGATAGTGAGACGTAATCCATAGTCAAAACCGCACTTTGTTGACCTTTGTCGTAATAGTTAATTTCG includes:
- a CDS encoding ABC transporter ATP-binding protein → MDFIYTENLTKNYGVTKAINNLDLQVKAGEIFGFLGPNGAGKTTTIRVLTTLTRATSGFVSVGGFDVKQEPEKVKKVIGVVQQHLSLDRDLTVRENMEFHARIHHLDSSTRKRRIADLLEYVELTDCADKMVDTLSGGMKKKAAIVCSLLHEPKLLFLDEPTVGLDAQARRRLWDLVRRLNQDGTTIFLTTHYIEEAEVLCNRVGIMHHGRLIAVDKPLALRQKVGSTVVETLVNKQTHYQFFADREAATNYVQSLPSEAKTVIIRESNLEDVFLEQTGEKVGDV
- a CDS encoding ABC transporter permease, which gives rise to MVTSISDVYSVLWVDLRNMRRHWKSTIATSLVLPLLYLVAFGYGLGRDITIDGVSYLAFVIPGIVALTSFSISFNGAASKLQVDRFFYKSFDELLMSPVSLESIIIGKSLIGVLRGMISCLAVFAVGLFLAPTLAVNLPFFLMLLLSCFVFAIFGVLIALVINSHQGMATFSTVVMLPMTFLCGTFFSLNQLPDFAKTILYLLPLTHASEVLRATVLDQPFPWISFGGLLAFGVAFFVAALWALKKTSV
- a CDS encoding winged helix-turn-helix transcriptional regulator, with the translated sequence MENINQLTRKGASCTDLLTCLYNLKPADTEILLAVAKNPNTNLDQIAKIVQKDRSSVHRCLSKLVSINIVNKQTQTLKGGGYYHTYTMQDPQTIKKHAQERVKEITDSLQTLIDNFELDLQKHLK
- the trxA gene encoding thioredoxin yields the protein MFEGDELEHMRQKKIEAMLQNAEKTRSPALNQPLVLNDSSFSEVISKNELMVVDFWAPWCGPCRSVGPIIEQLAAEYAGKVVFAKMNVDQNQAVARSFGVMSIPTIIVFHKGRAVEKIVGAYPKADIKALFQRYLNLG
- a CDS encoding PadR family transcriptional regulator, translating into MNKQIASVQNMVALTISVNGEKSEARIIKKMHERVIKSFMDTIIMSELQNGPLSGYDVISYIHNRYGCLVSSGTVYSLLYSLERNELVEGIWIERKRIYKLTLKGTQTIETIHNSQEKIKSLLSTLL
- a CDS encoding CdvA-like protein, translating into MPKVISWKYTFKRLNEEYEIAKKKKQALDHLFETGKISQTTRDSFTGDITAAIAEIEKQRQDLAEKMQLKTAELEGQLKTLETLLANYEIQHVVGEIDEEIYQREITLLTTSLDTTKNELGVIKLAVEQIFPSAQPIPAPVAPEPIATVAETLVAAEPVVEQAAAEVPVEAAPIPAPILETPPVESSPIVETPIECPIETPIEVAPIEAPVEQPVVEAAPAEVAAPVEVAAPVEEVAPIEAPVIEPQVEVVVVEAAPIIEEAPIETAPVEVAPVIEAPPVVEAAPVIEETPIAEAPIEVAPVEAAVVEVPIEEAIAVEAPVIEETPVAVEEAPIAPAETEVPVAEPAVEISLEEPAVIAEPVVEEPTEPTLTIEAPIEEPSVEVPIEEATVEVPVEDVAPIEEAPVEIPVVEEVPVVEAAPIIEEAPVIEAPAIEEVQVEEFVPVEETAEIIEEPSVEVPLQAFEVTEHAPVETTLEQLIQPMMDTVTVEESQTQAHPLEAPTQAHLETEQAAQDENTDTTETDDSDSRQ